The following coding sequences lie in one Arachis stenosperma cultivar V10309 chromosome 5, arast.V10309.gnm1.PFL2, whole genome shotgun sequence genomic window:
- the LOC130980896 gene encoding uncharacterized protein LOC130980896, which yields MDPLSTSNNQPSSSSVLSSQPLPNPKGGINAVTLRSDTTLRERSPEEPSSREDIQDEDVVEVEDIEEEDEVQDAVEEEVAQPRDRVSKEDDVVKEAIPIPFPHLARRTKKQVDLDPKMVEIFKKVEVTIPLFDAIRQVPKYAKFLKDLCMNKEKIHDLETIPLGSSISALTSAIPEKCGDRSPCMVTCTIGGVQFVDYMCDLGACVSIMPLSICDALKLPPLRRSTARFVLADKSIISVVSIVEDVLVRIKGLTFPIDFYILEMPPNDSGRPSSILLRRPFLKTSRFKLDAFSGTYSVEIDGRVVSFNLDEAMKHPPEDHSIFQCDIIDETVPKAHQEAVDEKNMAHGASVGKSSEYTEDTLPPPVVPDD from the coding sequence ATGGACCCACTCTCTACCTCCAACAATCAACCTTCAAGCTCTAGTGTACTTTCCTCTCAACCTTTACCTAACCCCAAGGGTGGAATTAATGCCGTTACTTTGAGGTCCGATACTACATTACGAGAGAGGAGTCCCGAGGAGCCAAGCTCAAGAGAAGACATTCAAGATGAAGATGTTGTTGAGGTAGAAGATATTGAAGAAGAGGATGAGGTACAAGATGCGGTTGAAGAAGAAGTTGCTCAACCAAGGGATAGAGTATCTAAGGAAGACGATGTTGTGAAAGAGGCCATTCCCATTCCTTTTCCACACCTTGCTAGGAGAACTAAAAAGCAAGTGGATCTAGACCCCAAGATGGTGgagatcttcaaaaaggttgaggtaactattCCCCTTTTTGATGCTATTCGCCAGGTTCCTAagtatgctaagtttctaaaagatttgtgcATGAATAAGGAAAAGATCCATGatttagaaactattcctttggGTAGCTCGATTTCTGCTCTTACGAGTGCTATACCGGAGAAATGTGGTGATCGCAGTCCTTGTATGGTTACTTGCACTATAGGAGGTGTACAATTTGTTGACtacatgtgtgatttaggtgcATGTGTTAGCATTATGCCATTATCTATATGTGATGCTTTGAAGCTTCCACCGTTGAGAAGGTCAACAGCTCGTTTTGTTTTGGCAGATAAGAGCATAATCTCAGTGGTTAGCATTGTGGAAGACGTCTTGGTGAGAATTAAGGGGTTGACTTTCCCTATTGACTTCTACATTCTAGAGATGCCCCCTAATGACTCTGGGAGACCTTCATCTATCTTGCTTAGGAGGCCGTTTTTGAAGACTTCTCGGTTTAAATTGGATGCCTTCTCAGGTACATATTCTGTTGAGATTGATGGAAGAGTAGTGAGCTTCAACCTTGATGAAGCTATGAAGCACCCACCGGAAGACCACTCCATCTTCCAGTGTGACATTATTGATGAGACTGTGCCTAAAGCTCACCAAGAGGCAGTTGATGAGAAGAACATGGCTCACGGTGCAAGTGTGGGAAAGTCCTCTGAATATACTGAAGACACCTTGCCACCTCCAGTGGTTCCAGATGATTAA